A single genomic interval of Dysidea avara chromosome 8, odDysAvar1.4, whole genome shotgun sequence harbors:
- the LOC136264712 gene encoding uncharacterized protein: MNEPCTIHGSSPFPFIITYFPEEIDDSNLPPHWNIAESLQLETSPTLLYDVETGKFVAHFAELDRSMEGAKKHALTSWPAQRLRNYARYIIAIRNLHTTGGDLVKPSEIFLSLRY, from the exons ATGAATGAACCGTGTACTATCC ATGGGTCTTCACCATTTCCGTTCATCATAACATACTTCCCTGAAGAAATAGATGATTCTAACCTCCCTCCACACTGGAACATTGCAGAGTCACTGCAGCTGGAGACTAGCCCCACCCTCCTTTATGATGTGGAAACTG GTAAATTTGTGGCTCATTTTGCAGAACTTGACAGATCTATGGAA GGTGCAAAGAAACATGCTTTGACCAGTTGGCCTGCCCAACGTTTAAGGAATTATGCTCGCTATATTATTGCTATTAGAAACCTGCACACAACTGGTGGTGACTTGGTGAAGCCATCAGAGATATTCTTGAGTTTACG